One Patescibacteria group bacterium DNA window includes the following coding sequences:
- the gpmI gene encoding 2,3-bisphosphoglycerate-independent phosphoglycerate mutase, with protein MSKTENCPSPIVLAILDGWGLSSPNKGNAVTLAKTPVIDALTKDYPFTTLQSYGTSVGLPGKQDGNSEAGHMNLGAGRIVEQDSVEIGQTITTSIFFKNPALLGAISHVKEHGSDLHLMGLLSEQQSAHMDPDHLLALITLLRVMKVKRVYWHFFTDGRDSPKFIAAKLLKRWEATLEPNEQIASIMGRYYAMDRGKNWQRTEKAYNALVLGEGYSFSNAHEAVIRAYNREENDEFISPSLIIQNDAKSNSAKGRNKPRVLIKDDDAIIFFNLRSDRARQISKCFVQSDFNKKNPKAFRRKKILKNLFFVAMTDFGPDLGNLLTAFPARDLLGTLPMAMNGYRQLYIAESEKYAHVTYFFNGGYPDPVNKEDRIIIQSPSVRSYDERPEMSASKLTGAVIDNLKNKVYNFITLNYANPDMIGHTGNLRAGVKACEVVDKCVGILYQEIKRQNGILIVTADHGNVEEMINLKTGEIDTKHSTNPVPFILVGDKLKNKKLASSGVLADVAPTILKLAGLEKPKEMTRSGLL; from the coding sequence ATGTCTAAGACTGAAAATTGCCCCTCGCCGATTGTCCTGGCTATTCTTGACGGTTGGGGATTATCCTCGCCGAATAAAGGCAATGCCGTTACTTTAGCCAAGACCCCGGTTATTGATGCTTTGACTAAAGATTATCCTTTTACCACGCTCCAGTCTTATGGGACCTCGGTTGGCTTGCCGGGAAAACAGGATGGCAACAGCGAGGCCGGACATATGAACTTGGGAGCTGGCAGGATTGTTGAACAGGATTCCGTGGAAATTGGCCAAACAATAACCACCAGTATATTTTTTAAAAACCCTGCTCTTTTGGGAGCGATTAGCCATGTCAAGGAACATGGTTCGGACCTTCATTTAATGGGTTTACTTTCCGAGCAGCAGAGCGCTCACATGGATCCAGACCATCTTTTAGCTTTAATCACTCTATTGCGAGTAATGAAAGTGAAGCGCGTGTACTGGCACTTTTTTACTGATGGCCGTGATTCCCCAAAATTTATTGCTGCCAAGTTATTAAAAAGATGGGAGGCTACTCTAGAACCCAACGAGCAAATCGCCAGTATTATGGGTCGGTATTATGCTATGGATCGCGGGAAGAATTGGCAGAGGACAGAGAAAGCGTACAATGCTTTGGTATTAGGCGAGGGCTATTCTTTTTCCAATGCCCACGAGGCAGTCATTCGAGCGTATAACCGTGAAGAAAATGATGAATTTATTTCTCCGAGTTTGATCATCCAGAATGACGCAAAAAGTAATAGCGCTAAAGGGCGCAATAAACCTCGGGTTTTAATTAAAGACGATGATGCGATTATATTTTTTAATTTGCGGTCAGATAGAGCCAGGCAGATTAGCAAGTGCTTTGTTCAGAGTGATTTTAATAAAAAAAATCCCAAGGCTTTCCGAAGAAAAAAAATTTTAAAAAATCTTTTTTTTGTAGCGATGACAGATTTTGGGCCTGATTTAGGCAATCTTTTGACCGCTTTTCCTGCCCGCGACTTATTAGGAACCCTGCCGATGGCTATGAACGGTTACCGGCAGTTATATATTGCCGAGAGCGAGAAATATGCCCATGTAACTTACTTTTTTAATGGCGGTTACCCGGATCCGGTTAATAAAGAAGATCGGATAATAATCCAGTCTCCATCCGTTAGATCTTATGATGAAAGGCCAGAAATGTCTGCCTCTAAACTTACTGGAGCGGTAATCGACAATTTAAAAAATAAGGTTTATAATTTTATAACTCTCAATTATGCCAACCCCGATATGATTGGCCACACCGGCAACCTTAGAGCTGGAGTCAAGGCCTGCGAGGTGGTTGATAAGTGTGTGGGGATCCTGTATCAGGAAATTAAGCGCCAGAATGGCATCTTGATTGTTACTGCGGATCATGGAAATGTTGAGGAGATGATTAATTTAAAAACTGGCGAGATTGATACTAAACACAGCACTAACCCCGTACCGTTTATTCTGGTTGGTGATAAACTTAAAAATAAAAAATTAGCCTCTAGCGGCGTATTGGCTGATGTAGCGCCAACGATTTTGAAATTAGCCGGACTGGAGAAGCCCAAGGAGATGACGCGGAGCGGGTTGCTGTAG